A DNA window from Anastrepha obliqua isolate idAnaObli1 chromosome 5, idAnaObli1_1.0, whole genome shotgun sequence contains the following coding sequences:
- the LOC129247753 gene encoding rap guanine nucleotide exchange factor 2 isoform X6 — protein MDPYHHIRHHYPPTRPELQQKCNRGSHSSDTSSAYSGSDTMASVYGSSMDAEEIDLSGLVESVVDSDEEDLAESMDSLNVRDAVRDCLEKDPSERTEEDVEILLEFTQGLKAFTNITLAVRRALCAVMVFAVVDKAGTVVMSDGEELDSWSVLINGAVEIEHANGTREELQMGDSFGILPTMDKLYHRGVMRTKCDDCQFVCITQTDYYRIQHQGEENTRRHEDEDGRIVMVTELRQIGSNEHAGAGSNASAASAAGMKRGHVVIRGSPERLLQQLVEENSMTDPTYVEDFLLTQRIFIKNPQEVTQKLLAWFECDAEPPKGSTASPQEIRDRVTRVVLLWVNNHFTDFEADHEMMEFLEVFEAGLEHTRLLSQLRLLHIACAAKARMRSCTLTRSSRDEPLNFNIIGGYEMRGITAATGGGGCGIYIAHVVPGSKTQDIGLKRGDQIHEVNGQSFEHVTSKRAMEILMSSTHLSITVKSNLLGFKEMMLAIEQGGNGSSGSNGAGTPVGSGSGSSGGSLGTKSLRSPRRICANDIAKLHGRCMLDDMTTTNRSHILRLSSVDMLLPTDQTDCCAPATPPPVMSQQSSGGNMASNFMSNLLQSVSNASARKEAHTNCNDGNGGGGGGTKGGGFMTLAPKRRLQKALAKMNLLQHKSIGGAGLNDSIDVVTPTETMSQKAGKLTTSSSSSSSTCGGVGGNRLYQSQSNPDLSSSLLYEDSNSLATSTATAPTPTPNYLTTSMHRPSAVSTTSSAMLPDYPEHVLKVFKADQSCKYLLINKETTAHEVVMLALQEFGIHDPSSNYSLCEVSVGEGGMVKQRRLPDQLQNLAERIGFAARYYLKTNGSTETLVPDELALELVRESSVHFLQLNAYELAIQLTLQDFAIFRQIESTEYIDDLFNLKTKYGVPMLSKFAELVNREMFWVVTEICSEHNIVRRMKIVKQFIKIARHCKECRNFNSMFAIISGLGHAAVSRLRLTWEKLPSKYQRLFSDLQDLMDPSRNMSKYRQLVSSELLAQHPIIPFYPIVKKDLTFIHLGNDTRVEGLINFEKLRMLSKEVRLLTHMCSSPYDLLAILELKGQSPSNALFSLNQLSTSQNAGGTHSTVIAANAGQSTIKRRKKSTAAPNPKKMFEEAQMVRRVKAYLNNLKIINDEDALHKFSLECEPSSNSQTYGGSSSSTRGESGLGRDGTGNSSTRSGDQLSIYSHTSSSSAPNSSLSLRKRHPSSPTLSTTSSTSSTSDHHNRRNMAHNNNSKFGIASPQAVKKILALSDPTKVRPHQPFTARHSGMPPPPPPLLVNTPHHMLAHAYTSAPAGMPLTAAPGASTTPSPCSHRRLASGSNSMPAVESSSVTTFRDLPLRKSVTSVYNT, from the exons ATGGATCCATATCATCATATCAGACATCAT TATCCACCCACCCGACCGGAATTGCAGCAAAAATGCAATCGCGGCTCACATTCGAGTGACACCAGCTCAGCATACAGCGGCAGCGATACAATGGCATCCGTGTACGGTTCATCAATGGACGCTGAGGAGATTGATCTCTCCGGTTTGGTGGAGTCAGTAGTGGACTCCGATGAGGAGGACTTGGCCGAGAGTATGGAT AGTTTAAATGTGCGCGATGCCGTGCGTGATTGCCTCGAAAAAGATCCCTCCGAACGCACAGAAGAAGATGTAGAAATCCTGCTCGAATTCACTCAAGGCCTGAAGGCTTTCACCAACATAACACTAGCTGTGCGGCGCGCACTATGTGCCGTTATGGTGTTTGCTGTGGTCGACAAGGCCGGCACTGTGGTGATGTCCGATGGCGAGGAACTCGATTCGTGGTCGGTGCTTATCAACGGCGCCGTGGAAATCGAGCATGCGAACGGCACACGGGAAGAGCTGCAAATGGGCGATTCATTTGGCATATTGCCCACTATGGATAAGTTGTATCATCGCGGCGTAATGCGCACCAAATGTGATGATTGCCAGTTTGTTTGCATAACACAAACCGATTACTATCGCATACAACATCAGGGCGAGGAGAACACGCGGCGGCACGAAGACGAGGATGGCCGCATAGTTATGGTCACTGAGTTGCGTCAAATTGGCAGCAATGAGCACGCCGGTGCCGGCAGTAATGCTAGTGCGGCAAGCGCGGCGGGCATGAAGCGTGGACACGTGGTGATACGCGGCTCACCAGAACGTTTGCTACAACAATTAGTGGAGGAGAATTCAATGACTGATCCGACATATGTGGAAGATTTTTTGCTCACACAACGCATTTTCATCAAGAATCCACAAGAGGTGACACAGAAGCTGCTCGCATGGTTTGAGTGTGACGCGGAGCCGCCAAAGGGCAGCACCGCTTCACCGCAAGAGATCAGAGATCGTGTAACGCGCGTTGTGCTGCTTTGGGTGAATAATCACTTCACCGATTTTGAGGCTGATCATGAAATGATGGAGTTCCTGGAGGTGTTCGAGGCTGGGTTGGAGCACACGCGTTTGCTGAGTCAATTGCGTTTACTGCATATAGCTTGTGCGGCTAAGGCGCGCATGCGCAGTTGTACGTTGACGCGTTCATCACGCGACGAGCCAttgaatttcaatataatcGGCGGCTATGAGATGCGTGGCATTACAGCGGCGACGGGTGGTGGCGGTTGTGGCATATACATAGCGCATGTAGTGCCCGGCTCGAAGACACAAGACATCGGTCTTAAACGTGGCGATCAAATACACGAAGTGAATGGCCAATCCTTCGAACATGTGACAAGCAAACGCGCCATGGAAATACTTATGAGCAGCACACATCTGAGTATTACGGTGAAAAGCAATCTTTTGGGTTTCAAAGAGATGATGTTGGCCATCGAGCAGGGTGGCAACGGTAGCAGTGGCAGCAATGGCGCCGGCACGCCGGTcggcagtggcagtggcagcaGCGGCGGCTCGCTAGGCACCAAATCATTACGTAGTCCGCGACGCATTTGCGCCAACGACATTGCCAAATTACATGGACGCTGCATGTTGGATGATATGACAACAACAAATCGATCGCACATCTTGCGACTCAGCTCGGTAGATATGCTGTTGCCCACAGACCAGACGGACTGTTGTGCACCAGCGACGCCACCGCCAGTAATGTCACAACAATCTAGCGGCGGCAATATGGCCAGCAATTTCATGTCGAATCTGCTGCAAAGTGTCAGTAACGCATCCGCGCGCAAGGAAGCGCACACAAATTGCAATGATGGgaatggtggtggtggtggtggtacaAAGGGTGGTGGCTTTATGACGCTTGCGCCAAAACGACGCTTACAAAAGGCGCTGgcgaaaatgaatttattgcaacATAAAAGCATCGGTGGTGCGGGTTTGAATGACTCCATTGATGTAGTCACACCAACAGAGACTATGTCACAAAAAGCCGGCAAACTCACCACATCCTCATCCAGTTCCTCCTCTACATGCGGTGGCGTCGGCGGCAATCGTCTCTACCAATCACAATCCAATCCTGATTTAAGTTCGTCCTTACTCTACGAAGATTCTAACTCTCTTGCGACCAGCACCGCTACAGCACCCACTCCCACGCCCAATTATTTGACTACCTCCATGCATCGGCCATCTGCCGTTTCCACCACTAGCTCCGCTATGCTGCCTGACTATCCCGAGCATGTGCTCAAAGTCTTCAAGGCTGATCAATCGTGCAAATATTTACTCATCAACAAGGAGACGACGGCGCACGAAGTTGTGATGCTGGCGCTGCAGGAGTTTGGCATACACGACCCGAGTTCCAATTACTCGCTCTGCGAAGTTAGTGTAGGCGAAGGTGGCATGGTGAAACAGCGTCGCCTACCCGATCAGCTGCAGAATCTCGCCGAGCGAATTGGTTTCGCCGCACGCTACTATCTGAAAACAAATGGCAGCACAGAGACGCTGGTGCCGGATGAATTGGCACTGGAATTGGTGCGTGAGTCGAGTGTGCATTTTCTGCAGCTGAACGCCTATGAATTGGCCATACAATTGACGCTGCAGGATTTCGCTATTTTTCGGCAAATCGAGTCAACGGAATATATCGATGATCTGTTCAATCTTAAAACGAAATATGGCGTGCCAATGTTGTCGAAATTCGCCGAGCTTGTCAACCGCGAAATGTTTTGGGTGGTAACTGAGATTTGCAGTGAGCATAATATCGTGCGGCGCATGAAGATCGTCAAGCAGTTCATAAAAATCGCACGTCATTGCAAGGAGTGCCGCAATTTCAATTCCATGTTCGCCATTATATCCGGACTGGGGCATGCAGCTGTGTCACGGTTGCGCCTTACTTGGGAAAAATTGCCTTCTAAATATCAACGGCTCTTCTCCGACTTGCAGGATCTAATGGACCCCTCACGCAATATGTCCAAATATCGACAGCTGGTCTCCTCAGAGCTGCTCGCACAACATCCCATCATACCATTCTATCCGATCGTAAAGAAGGATCTCACCTTCATCCATCTGGGCAATGACACGCGCGTAGAAGGTCTCATCAATTTTGAAAAGTTACGCATGCTCTCCAAGGAGGTACGTCTGCTCACTCATATGTGCTCCTCGCCCTATGATCTGCTCGCTATACTCGAACTCAAAGGTCAATCGCCGTCGAATGCGCTCTTCTCGCTCAATCAATTATCCACATCACAAAACGCCGGCGGCACACACAGCACCGTCATCGCTGCCAATGCCGGCCAATCGACAATCAAGCGCCGTAAAAAGTCAACAGCTGCACCCAACCCTAAGAAAATGTTCGAAGAGGCGCAAATGGTGCGACGCGTCAAAGCATACCTGAATAATTTGAAGATCATCAACGATGAAGATGCATTGCACAAATTCTCGCTCGAATGCGAACCATCCTCTAATTCGCAGACGTATGGCGGCAGCAGTAGCAGTACACGTGGTGAAAGTGGTTTGGGACGCGATGGCACCGGTAATTCATCGACGCGCAGCGGTGATCAATTGAGCATCTATTCGCACACGTCTTCGTCGTCGGCACCGAATTCGTCGTTGTCACTACGCAAACGTCATCCCTCCTCGCCGACACTCTCCACCACCAGCTCGACATCGTCGACAAGCGATCACCACAATCGTCGCAATATGGCGCACAATAATAACTCAAAATTTGGCATCGCGTCTCCGCAAGCCGTCAAAAAAATACTCGCACTTTCCGATCCGACGAAAGTGCGGCCACATCAGCCGTTTACAGCGCGACACTCGGGCATGCCGCCACCCCCGCCCCCACTGCTAGTTAATACGCCGCATCATATGCTAGCGCATGCGTACACCTCGGCACCGGCTGGCATGCCCTTGACGGCAGCACCTGGCGCATCGACCACGCCAAGCCCATGCTCGCATCGGCGCTTGGCGTCCGGTAGCAATTCGATGCCGGCAG TTGAGAGCAGTAGCGTTACAACATTTCGTGACTTGCCATTGCGCAAATCTGTGACTTCCG
- the LOC129247753 gene encoding rap guanine nucleotide exchange factor 2 isoform X4 gives MDPYHHIRHHYPPTRPELQQKCNRGSHSSDTSSAYSGSDTMASVYGSSMDAEEIDLSGLVESVVDSDEEDLAESMDSLNVRDAVRDCLEKDPSERTEEDVEILLEFTQGLKAFTNITLAVRRALCAVMVFAVVDKAGTVVMSDGEELDSWSVLINGAVEIEHANGTREELQMGDSFGILPTMDKLYHRGVMRTKCDDCQFVCITQTDYYRIQHQGEENTRRHEDEDGRIVMVTELRQIGSNEHAGAGSNASAASAAGMKRGHVVIRGSPERLLQQLVEENSMTDPTYVEDFLLTQRIFIKNPQEVTQKLLAWFECDAEPPKGSTASPQEIRDRVTRVVLLWVNNHFTDFEADHEMMEFLEVFEAGLEHTRLLSQLRLLHIACAAKARMRSCTLTRSSRDEPLNFNIIGGYEMRGITAATGGGGCGIYIAHVVPGSKTQDIGLKRGDQIHEVNGQSFEHVTSKRAMEILMSSTHLSITVKSNLLGFKEMMLAIEQGGNGSSGSNGAGTPVGSGSGSSGGSLGTKSLRSPRRICANDIAKLHGRCMLDDMTTTNRSHILRLSSVDMLLPTDQTDCCAPATPPPVMSQQSSGGNMASNFMSNLLQSVSNASARKEAHTNCNDGNGGGGGGTKGGGFMTLAPKRRLQKALAKMNLLQHKSIGGAGLNDSIDVVTPTETMSQKAGKLTTSSSSSSSTCGGVGGNRLYQSQSNPDLSSSLLYEDSNSLATSTATAPTPTPNYLTTSMHRPSAVSTTSSAMLPDYPEHVLKVFKADQSCKYLLINKETTAHEVVMLALQEFGIHDPSSNYSLCEVSVGEGGMVKQRRLPDQLQNLAERIGFAARYYLKTNGSTETLVPDELALELVRESSVHFLQLNAYELAIQLTLQDFAIFRQIESTEYIDDLFNLKTKYGVPMLSKFAELVNREMFWVVTEICSEHNIVRRMKIVKQFIKIARHCKECRNFNSMFAIISGLGHAAVSRLRLTWEKLPSKYQRLFSDLQDLMDPSRNMSKYRQLVSSELLAQHPIIPFYPIVKKDLTFIHLGNDTRVEGLINFEKLRMLSKEVRLLTHMCSSPYDLLAILELKGQSPSNALFSLNQLSTSQNAGGTHSTVIAANAGQSTIKRRKKSTAAPNPKKMFEEAQMVRRVKAYLNNLKIINDEDALHKFSLECEPSSNSQTYGGSSSSTRGESGLGRDGTGNSSTRSGDQLSIYSHTSSSSAPNSSLSLRKRHPSSPTLSTTSSTSSTSDHHNRRNMAHNNNSKFGIASPQAVKKILALSDPTKVRPHQPFTARHSGMPPPPPPLLVNTPHHMLAHAYTSAPAGMPLTAAPGASTTPSPCSHRRLASGSNSMPAGNMVPARAIHERSHSDTPTPPLPSVDLSVESSSVTTFRDLPLRKSVTSVYNT, from the exons ATGGATCCATATCATCATATCAGACATCAT TATCCACCCACCCGACCGGAATTGCAGCAAAAATGCAATCGCGGCTCACATTCGAGTGACACCAGCTCAGCATACAGCGGCAGCGATACAATGGCATCCGTGTACGGTTCATCAATGGACGCTGAGGAGATTGATCTCTCCGGTTTGGTGGAGTCAGTAGTGGACTCCGATGAGGAGGACTTGGCCGAGAGTATGGAT AGTTTAAATGTGCGCGATGCCGTGCGTGATTGCCTCGAAAAAGATCCCTCCGAACGCACAGAAGAAGATGTAGAAATCCTGCTCGAATTCACTCAAGGCCTGAAGGCTTTCACCAACATAACACTAGCTGTGCGGCGCGCACTATGTGCCGTTATGGTGTTTGCTGTGGTCGACAAGGCCGGCACTGTGGTGATGTCCGATGGCGAGGAACTCGATTCGTGGTCGGTGCTTATCAACGGCGCCGTGGAAATCGAGCATGCGAACGGCACACGGGAAGAGCTGCAAATGGGCGATTCATTTGGCATATTGCCCACTATGGATAAGTTGTATCATCGCGGCGTAATGCGCACCAAATGTGATGATTGCCAGTTTGTTTGCATAACACAAACCGATTACTATCGCATACAACATCAGGGCGAGGAGAACACGCGGCGGCACGAAGACGAGGATGGCCGCATAGTTATGGTCACTGAGTTGCGTCAAATTGGCAGCAATGAGCACGCCGGTGCCGGCAGTAATGCTAGTGCGGCAAGCGCGGCGGGCATGAAGCGTGGACACGTGGTGATACGCGGCTCACCAGAACGTTTGCTACAACAATTAGTGGAGGAGAATTCAATGACTGATCCGACATATGTGGAAGATTTTTTGCTCACACAACGCATTTTCATCAAGAATCCACAAGAGGTGACACAGAAGCTGCTCGCATGGTTTGAGTGTGACGCGGAGCCGCCAAAGGGCAGCACCGCTTCACCGCAAGAGATCAGAGATCGTGTAACGCGCGTTGTGCTGCTTTGGGTGAATAATCACTTCACCGATTTTGAGGCTGATCATGAAATGATGGAGTTCCTGGAGGTGTTCGAGGCTGGGTTGGAGCACACGCGTTTGCTGAGTCAATTGCGTTTACTGCATATAGCTTGTGCGGCTAAGGCGCGCATGCGCAGTTGTACGTTGACGCGTTCATCACGCGACGAGCCAttgaatttcaatataatcGGCGGCTATGAGATGCGTGGCATTACAGCGGCGACGGGTGGTGGCGGTTGTGGCATATACATAGCGCATGTAGTGCCCGGCTCGAAGACACAAGACATCGGTCTTAAACGTGGCGATCAAATACACGAAGTGAATGGCCAATCCTTCGAACATGTGACAAGCAAACGCGCCATGGAAATACTTATGAGCAGCACACATCTGAGTATTACGGTGAAAAGCAATCTTTTGGGTTTCAAAGAGATGATGTTGGCCATCGAGCAGGGTGGCAACGGTAGCAGTGGCAGCAATGGCGCCGGCACGCCGGTcggcagtggcagtggcagcaGCGGCGGCTCGCTAGGCACCAAATCATTACGTAGTCCGCGACGCATTTGCGCCAACGACATTGCCAAATTACATGGACGCTGCATGTTGGATGATATGACAACAACAAATCGATCGCACATCTTGCGACTCAGCTCGGTAGATATGCTGTTGCCCACAGACCAGACGGACTGTTGTGCACCAGCGACGCCACCGCCAGTAATGTCACAACAATCTAGCGGCGGCAATATGGCCAGCAATTTCATGTCGAATCTGCTGCAAAGTGTCAGTAACGCATCCGCGCGCAAGGAAGCGCACACAAATTGCAATGATGGgaatggtggtggtggtggtggtacaAAGGGTGGTGGCTTTATGACGCTTGCGCCAAAACGACGCTTACAAAAGGCGCTGgcgaaaatgaatttattgcaacATAAAAGCATCGGTGGTGCGGGTTTGAATGACTCCATTGATGTAGTCACACCAACAGAGACTATGTCACAAAAAGCCGGCAAACTCACCACATCCTCATCCAGTTCCTCCTCTACATGCGGTGGCGTCGGCGGCAATCGTCTCTACCAATCACAATCCAATCCTGATTTAAGTTCGTCCTTACTCTACGAAGATTCTAACTCTCTTGCGACCAGCACCGCTACAGCACCCACTCCCACGCCCAATTATTTGACTACCTCCATGCATCGGCCATCTGCCGTTTCCACCACTAGCTCCGCTATGCTGCCTGACTATCCCGAGCATGTGCTCAAAGTCTTCAAGGCTGATCAATCGTGCAAATATTTACTCATCAACAAGGAGACGACGGCGCACGAAGTTGTGATGCTGGCGCTGCAGGAGTTTGGCATACACGACCCGAGTTCCAATTACTCGCTCTGCGAAGTTAGTGTAGGCGAAGGTGGCATGGTGAAACAGCGTCGCCTACCCGATCAGCTGCAGAATCTCGCCGAGCGAATTGGTTTCGCCGCACGCTACTATCTGAAAACAAATGGCAGCACAGAGACGCTGGTGCCGGATGAATTGGCACTGGAATTGGTGCGTGAGTCGAGTGTGCATTTTCTGCAGCTGAACGCCTATGAATTGGCCATACAATTGACGCTGCAGGATTTCGCTATTTTTCGGCAAATCGAGTCAACGGAATATATCGATGATCTGTTCAATCTTAAAACGAAATATGGCGTGCCAATGTTGTCGAAATTCGCCGAGCTTGTCAACCGCGAAATGTTTTGGGTGGTAACTGAGATTTGCAGTGAGCATAATATCGTGCGGCGCATGAAGATCGTCAAGCAGTTCATAAAAATCGCACGTCATTGCAAGGAGTGCCGCAATTTCAATTCCATGTTCGCCATTATATCCGGACTGGGGCATGCAGCTGTGTCACGGTTGCGCCTTACTTGGGAAAAATTGCCTTCTAAATATCAACGGCTCTTCTCCGACTTGCAGGATCTAATGGACCCCTCACGCAATATGTCCAAATATCGACAGCTGGTCTCCTCAGAGCTGCTCGCACAACATCCCATCATACCATTCTATCCGATCGTAAAGAAGGATCTCACCTTCATCCATCTGGGCAATGACACGCGCGTAGAAGGTCTCATCAATTTTGAAAAGTTACGCATGCTCTCCAAGGAGGTACGTCTGCTCACTCATATGTGCTCCTCGCCCTATGATCTGCTCGCTATACTCGAACTCAAAGGTCAATCGCCGTCGAATGCGCTCTTCTCGCTCAATCAATTATCCACATCACAAAACGCCGGCGGCACACACAGCACCGTCATCGCTGCCAATGCCGGCCAATCGACAATCAAGCGCCGTAAAAAGTCAACAGCTGCACCCAACCCTAAGAAAATGTTCGAAGAGGCGCAAATGGTGCGACGCGTCAAAGCATACCTGAATAATTTGAAGATCATCAACGATGAAGATGCATTGCACAAATTCTCGCTCGAATGCGAACCATCCTCTAATTCGCAGACGTATGGCGGCAGCAGTAGCAGTACACGTGGTGAAAGTGGTTTGGGACGCGATGGCACCGGTAATTCATCGACGCGCAGCGGTGATCAATTGAGCATCTATTCGCACACGTCTTCGTCGTCGGCACCGAATTCGTCGTTGTCACTACGCAAACGTCATCCCTCCTCGCCGACACTCTCCACCACCAGCTCGACATCGTCGACAAGCGATCACCACAATCGTCGCAATATGGCGCACAATAATAACTCAAAATTTGGCATCGCGTCTCCGCAAGCCGTCAAAAAAATACTCGCACTTTCCGATCCGACGAAAGTGCGGCCACATCAGCCGTTTACAGCGCGACACTCGGGCATGCCGCCACCCCCGCCCCCACTGCTAGTTAATACGCCGCATCATATGCTAGCGCATGCGTACACCTCGGCACCGGCTGGCATGCCCTTGACGGCAGCACCTGGCGCATCGACCACGCCAAGCCCATGCTCGCATCGGCGCTTGGCGTCCGGTAGCAATTCGATGCCGGCAG GCAATATGGTACCCGCGCGGGCCATACATGAACGCTCACATTCGGACACGCCAACGCCACCATTACCATCTGTTGATCTGTCAGTTGAGAGCAGTAGCGTTACAACATTTCGTGACTTGCCATTGCGCAAATCTGTGACTTCCG